In Candidatus Synechococcus calcipolaris G9, a genomic segment contains:
- a CDS encoding SDR family oxidoreductase: MNEISYLKSFDLTDRVAVVTGGVGILGQHFCAGLAEAGAKVAVIDIQELKAQELAMNLKERYEVESTGIACDVSDPHSVTEMVSRVISKFGEINILHNNAAGKSNNLDAFFASFEEYSLKQWREIMSVNLDGMFLVAQAVGKQMVTQGKGGSIIQTASIYGVIAPDQRIYEKSLYMGREINTPAVYSVSKAGVIGLTKYLATYWAREGIRVNSLSPGGVESGQNNEFKLRYSHRVPLNRMAQASEMVGALLYLASDASSYLTGQNIIVDGGLNIW; this comes from the coding sequence ATGAATGAAATATCTTATCTTAAATCGTTTGATTTAACAGATCGAGTTGCAGTCGTAACAGGTGGTGTAGGTATATTAGGGCAACACTTTTGTGCCGGTCTAGCAGAAGCAGGCGCTAAAGTAGCAGTTATTGATATTCAAGAATTGAAAGCACAAGAGTTGGCAATGAATCTTAAGGAAAGATATGAAGTTGAATCAACTGGAATAGCTTGTGATGTATCAGATCCCCATTCTGTTACTGAAATGGTTAGCCGCGTCATCTCTAAGTTTGGAGAAATTAACATTCTGCATAATAATGCAGCAGGAAAGTCTAATAATTTAGATGCCTTTTTTGCCTCATTCGAGGAATATAGTCTTAAGCAGTGGCGTGAAATCATGTCGGTTAATTTAGACGGAATGTTCCTTGTCGCCCAAGCTGTTGGAAAGCAGATGGTTACGCAAGGGAAGGGAGGTAGTATAATTCAGACAGCATCTATCTATGGTGTTATTGCTCCTGACCAGCGAATTTATGAAAAATCATTATATATGGGACGAGAAATAAATACGCCTGCTGTCTATAGTGTGTCTAAAGCAGGAGTAATTGGCCTGACTAAGTATTTGGCAACCTACTGGGCAAGGGAAGGAATTCGAGTGAATAGTTTATCTCCAGGGGGGGTTGAAAGTGGACAAAATAATGAATTTAAACTTCGTTACTCTCATCGCGTTCCATTAAATAGAATGGCTCAAGCATCAGAGATGGTTGGTGCTTTACTATATTTAGCTTCAGATGCCTCAAGTTATCTTACTGGTCAGAATATTATTGTGGATGGTGGTTTAAATATTTGGTAG
- a CDS encoding BMC domain-containing protein gives MAIAVGMVQVLGYPAALQVADVMVKAAQVRVVSCEGIGDGYWSVVIRGSVSDVQVAVKAGRSALGEVPGHSVISQQVIAQPGNELEEILPICRPHPAMDDFLL, from the coding sequence ATGGCGATCGCCGTTGGTATGGTTCAAGTTTTAGGGTATCCAGCGGCCCTACAGGTGGCTGATGTTATGGTCAAAGCAGCCCAAGTCAGGGTGGTTAGCTGTGAAGGGATTGGCGATGGCTATTGGTCGGTGGTGATCCGCGGATCGGTTTCTGATGTACAGGTTGCGGTCAAGGCAGGGCGATCGGCCCTAGGAGAGGTTCCCGGCCATAGTGTAATTTCTCAACAGGTGATTGCCCAACCGGGCAATGAACTAGAAGAGATTCTGCCGATTTGCCGCCCCCACCCAGCCATGGATGATTTTTTACTCTGA
- the hisF gene encoding imidazole glycerol phosphate synthase subunit HisF — translation MRNIRLIPRLDIKGTNLIKGVHLEGLRVIGLPGDYAQRYYQQGADELIYMDCVASLYGRNNLSHIIENAAKDIFIPITVGGGIRSVEDANHLLRSGADKVAVNTAAVANPSLITEIAHRFGSQCMVLSIEAKQMSPDYWEVYTDNGRERTGLDVIDWVKQGVTLGAGEILLTSVDREGTRKGFDISLVRAITQIVTIPVIASGGMGKPEDMIDVVQHGDADAVAMADILHYDRSTLAEIRNIAKLAGIDVRHL, via the coding sequence ATGAGAAACATTCGTTTAATTCCTCGCTTAGATATTAAGGGAACTAACCTAATCAAAGGGGTTCACCTTGAGGGATTGCGAGTGATCGGTTTACCAGGAGATTACGCCCAACGCTACTATCAACAAGGTGCTGACGAATTAATTTATATGGATTGCGTAGCAAGTCTCTATGGACGCAATAACCTTAGCCATATTATTGAAAATGCCGCCAAGGATATTTTCATTCCGATTACTGTTGGCGGGGGTATAAGATCTGTAGAAGATGCTAACCATTTATTAAGGTCTGGTGCTGATAAAGTTGCAGTTAATACGGCTGCCGTGGCTAACCCAAGTCTCATTACTGAGATTGCCCACCGCTTTGGTAGTCAGTGTATGGTGCTTTCAATTGAAGCAAAGCAAATGTCTCCAGATTATTGGGAAGTTTATACAGATAATGGGCGTGAACGCACTGGTTTAGATGTCATTGATTGGGTTAAACAGGGTGTTACCTTGGGTGCAGGTGAAATCCTGTTAACTTCTGTAGATCGAGAAGGAACCCGCAAAGGATTTGATATTAGCTTAGTTAGGGCGATCACGCAAATTGTGACTATTCCAGTCATTGCCAGTGGTGGTATGGGTAAACCTGAAGATATGATCGATGTTGTTCAACATGGTGATGCTGATGCGGTAGCTATGGCTGATATTCTTCACTACGATCGCTCAACCCTAGCAGAAATACGAAATATAGCTAAGTTAGCAGGAATCGATGTTCGCCATCTATGA
- a CDS encoding N-acetyl sugar amidotransferase translates to MNIIPYPANIDLDDYCKDNLDLKAFYGLPQEVKFCRSCVISNQRPNSAVEYQHTQKTKKATINFDENGICDACNYTKRKKNDIDWGDRDLQLKELCDKYRKNDGSYDCLVPGSGGKDSFYAAHVLKYKYGMHPLTVTWSPHIYTEWGWKNLQAWIHAGFDNYLMTPNGRVHRLLSRLSTELLFHPFQAFMFGQKSLAPKMALLFNIPLVFYGENEAEYGNPISDTDNAQRDWAYFSVTDQSKIFLGGVSISDLKEKFGLTDNDLQPYLPADPNQLLDKKIEVHYLGYYLKWHPQSCYYYAVENGGFQASPERTPGTYSKYNSIDDRIDDFHYYTTGIKFGIGRATYDAAQEIRSGDIDRDEGIALVKRFDHEFPERFADEIFRYLSLPEAEFPYASQMFEQPIMDRKYFQFLTDTFRSPHLWYFDNQQWKLRHAVWH, encoded by the coding sequence ATGAATATTATTCCCTATCCTGCTAATATTGATCTAGATGACTATTGCAAGGATAATCTAGATCTAAAAGCTTTTTATGGATTACCTCAAGAGGTAAAATTTTGTCGTAGTTGTGTTATATCCAATCAACGTCCTAATTCTGCTGTTGAATATCAACATACCCAAAAAACAAAAAAAGCAACCATCAACTTCGATGAGAATGGTATTTGTGATGCCTGTAATTATACAAAAAGAAAGAAAAATGATATTGACTGGGGCGATCGAGATCTTCAACTGAAAGAATTATGCGATAAATACCGTAAAAATGACGGGAGCTATGATTGCCTTGTTCCTGGCTCTGGCGGAAAAGATAGTTTTTATGCAGCTCATGTATTGAAATATAAATATGGGATGCATCCCCTGACCGTTACCTGGTCTCCCCATATTTATACTGAGTGGGGATGGAAAAACCTCCAAGCGTGGATTCATGCTGGCTTTGATAACTACTTAATGACACCCAATGGGCGCGTTCATCGGCTACTCTCTCGATTATCTACCGAGCTACTCTTTCACCCCTTTCAAGCCTTTATGTTTGGGCAAAAATCATTGGCTCCTAAAATGGCTTTATTGTTCAACATTCCATTGGTTTTTTACGGTGAAAATGAAGCAGAGTATGGTAATCCAATTAGTGATACAGATAATGCTCAGCGAGATTGGGCATATTTTTCAGTAACAGATCAATCTAAAATTTTTCTTGGCGGGGTATCCATTAGTGACTTAAAGGAAAAATTTGGTTTAACAGACAATGACCTACAGCCTTACTTGCCAGCAGATCCAAATCAATTACTTGACAAGAAAATTGAAGTTCATTATTTAGGATATTACTTAAAATGGCATCCTCAAAGCTGTTACTACTATGCCGTTGAAAATGGTGGATTTCAAGCTTCACCTGAACGAACGCCAGGTACATACAGTAAATATAATAGTATTGACGATCGTATTGATGATTTTCATTACTATACAACGGGAATCAAATTTGGCATTGGACGAGCAACCTATGATGCAGCTCAAGAAATTCGATCCGGTGATATTGATCGTGATGAAGGTATTGCCCTTGTTAAACGATTTGATCATGAATTTCCTGAGCGATTTGCTGATGAAATTTTTCGCTATTTAAGCTTGCCTGAAGCAGAGTTTCCTTATGCAAGTCAAATGTTTGAGCAGCCAATCATGGATCGTAAATATTTTCAGTTTTTGACTGATACCTTTCGATCTCCACATCTATGGTATTTCGATAATCAACAATGGAAATTAAGACACGCTGTGTGGCATTAA
- a CDS encoding acylneuraminate cytidylyltransferase family protein: MTQRICTICARAGSKGVKNKNIRDLHGKPLIAYTVEQAIKSQLFELIAVSSDSKKILDIAQSYGVNILVDRPSNLATDSSSKLNAIRHCVETVEYLSKQKTDIVVDLDVTSPLRLPEDIKGAVNLLEAKNIGNVITGSPARRSPYFNLVELGHNNVVRLVKSLNKPIIRRQDSPACFDMNASVYVWRRDILFNYPTIFNIDTQIFVMPEERSIDIDTELDFEIVEFLIRRRVGV, from the coding sequence ATGACACAACGAATTTGTACAATTTGCGCTCGTGCAGGCTCTAAAGGAGTTAAAAATAAAAATATTCGTGATTTACATGGAAAGCCTTTGATTGCTTATACTGTAGAGCAGGCAATAAAATCTCAATTATTTGAATTAATTGCTGTCAGTAGTGATTCAAAAAAGATACTGGATATAGCTCAAAGTTATGGTGTAAATATTCTTGTAGATCGACCTTCTAATCTTGCTACTGATTCATCATCCAAGTTAAATGCAATTCGTCATTGTGTAGAAACAGTTGAGTATCTAAGTAAACAAAAAACAGATATAGTTGTTGATTTAGACGTGACATCACCATTGCGTTTGCCAGAAGATATTAAAGGTGCTGTTAATCTACTTGAAGCTAAGAATATAGGTAATGTTATTACAGGTAGTCCAGCAAGAAGATCTCCTTACTTCAATTTAGTTGAATTAGGACATAATAACGTTGTTCGTTTAGTCAAGTCACTTAATAAGCCAATAATCCGCCGTCAAGACTCACCTGCGTGTTTTGATATGAATGCTTCAGTTTACGTTTGGAGGCGTGATATTTTATTTAATTACCCTACAATATTTAATATAGATACTCAAATTTTTGTAATGCCAGAAGAGCGATCTATAGATATTGATACTGAGTTGGACTTTGAAATTGTTGAATTTCTTATAAGAAGACGTGTTGGCGTATGA
- a CDS encoding cytidylyltransferase domain-containing protein — protein MKILAVIPARGGSKRLPRKNIRILGDKSLITLEYRYFKRNYGNL, from the coding sequence ATGAAAATTTTAGCAGTAATCCCTGCACGGGGAGGTTCTAAGCGATTACCTAGGAAAAATATTCGTATTTTAGGAGATAAATCTCTCATTACTTTGGAGTATAGATATTTCAAAAGAAATTACGGAAATTTGTGA
- a CDS encoding potassium channel family protein, with translation MGLVPRHELFLQNQYSQLLTAQLFLILLPTLFPQRKLALTVAILMLTVVVVLIVRTFRIRHTKFLVYCGLIFGVGLIQIFTVFMGILQPYHQVIIVMANLVYLTFVAISIYLTMNSIFRQELVTSDSIRGGICVYFLLGYFFYFAYRIVYTIYPESFKFPHDYADLLDLIYFSFVSLTTIGYGDITPTIPITMSLAIIEGLFGQMYPAVVIAQLVSQYINSSSRSS, from the coding sequence ATGGGCCTAGTTCCGCGTCATGAATTATTTTTGCAGAATCAGTATTCCCAGTTGTTAACGGCTCAGTTGTTTTTGATACTGTTACCCACCCTATTTCCACAGCGAAAACTCGCTCTAACTGTGGCAATTCTCATGCTGACGGTTGTTGTCGTCTTAATTGTCAGGACATTTCGCATTCGTCACACGAAATTTTTAGTCTATTGTGGTCTGATATTTGGGGTTGGATTGATTCAGATTTTTACTGTTTTTATGGGGATTCTTCAACCATACCATCAAGTGATTATTGTTATGGCTAATTTAGTTTACCTCACGTTCGTAGCAATCTCTATTTATTTGACAATGAATAGTATTTTTCGTCAAGAGTTAGTTACCTCTGATTCTATTCGAGGTGGAATTTGTGTCTATTTTCTTTTAGGTTACTTCTTTTACTTTGCCTACCGTATTGTTTATACGATCTATCCAGAGAGTTTTAAGTTTCCTCATGACTACGCTGATCTGCTTGATTTAATCTATTTTAGTTTTGTATCCCTAACAACAATTGGCTATGGTGATATTACACCTACCATTCCCATCACCATGTCCCTAGCGATTATCGAAGGGTTGTTTGGCCAGATGTATCCAGCTGTTGTCATTGCCCAATTGGTTAGCCAATATATAAATTCTTCTTCGCGATCGTCCTAG
- a CDS encoding Gfo/Idh/MocA family protein produces the protein MKVLIIGYGSIGQRHARLLTELGCQVGVFSRRSINYFPSFQNITQALIDWQPNYVVVASRTSEHFNDIKSLVANDFRGVVMVEKPLFDKCLEIPFNNFNQDIVGYNLRFHPLLQKLKQILDDKLDKSEVLMVHIYVGSYLPNWRTNRDYRVSYSAQRSQGGGVLRDLSHELDYVFWLFGAWRRLTAIGGKFSSLEIDSEDGYSILMETESCPMISIHLNYLDKIPRREISINMNNKSIYIDLLNNIISINGKEKKLLFMQKDMTYRAQHQAIVSNKNNVLCDFKQAVETLKTIEASEKASKFCVWIKQ, from the coding sequence ATGAAAGTTTTGATTATTGGCTACGGTTCGATTGGCCAACGCCATGCTCGTTTATTAACTGAATTAGGGTGTCAAGTTGGTGTATTCAGCCGTCGCTCAATTAATTATTTTCCATCTTTTCAAAACATAACCCAAGCTTTAATTGATTGGCAACCTAATTATGTGGTTGTAGCTAGTCGTACAAGTGAGCATTTTAATGATATTAAAAGTCTAGTTGCTAATGATTTTCGTGGCGTAGTTATGGTAGAAAAACCATTGTTTGACAAGTGTTTGGAAATTCCTTTTAATAACTTCAATCAGGATATAGTCGGTTATAATCTAAGATTTCATCCTTTATTACAAAAATTGAAACAAATCCTAGATGATAAGTTAGATAAAAGTGAGGTATTAATGGTTCATATTTATGTTGGATCATACCTTCCAAACTGGCGCACAAATAGGGATTATCGAGTAAGCTACTCTGCTCAACGTTCACAGGGTGGAGGTGTCCTTAGAGATCTTAGTCATGAGCTAGATTATGTATTTTGGTTGTTTGGAGCTTGGCGACGGCTAACAGCTATTGGTGGAAAATTTAGTTCTCTTGAAATTGATAGTGAAGATGGATATTCCATATTAATGGAAACAGAGTCTTGTCCAATGATCTCTATTCATCTTAACTATCTTGATAAGATACCACGCCGAGAAATATCTATCAATATGAATAATAAAAGTATATACATTGATTTATTAAATAATATAATTAGTATCAATGGTAAAGAAAAAAAATTATTATTTATGCAAAAAGATATGACGTATCGGGCACAACATCAAGCTATAGTCTCAAACAAAAATAATGTATTATGTGATTTCAAACAAGCGGTTGAAACCTTGAAAACAATAGAAGCATCTGAAAAAGCATCAAAGTTCTGTGTTTGGATAAAACAATGA
- the hisH gene encoding imidazole glycerol phosphate synthase subunit HisH: MSTVAVIDYGIGNLLSVQRGLEYCGANVEVTSNPKHILSAARVVLPGVGAFGNAMAELQRRHLVEVVHEVVNAGIPFLGICLGMQLLLSESEEFGLTQGLNLIPGRVIPVPKKSTAGIPQKIPHIGWSNLVLAKSRSNWNDTILSTISLVSSVYFVHSFMAVTENKAHRIADCIYGGISIPAVVARDNIYGCQFHPEKSGEIGLKILQQFIAL; the protein is encoded by the coding sequence ATGAGTACTGTTGCAGTCATTGACTATGGTATAGGTAATTTGCTCAGCGTCCAGCGAGGCTTAGAGTACTGTGGTGCAAATGTAGAAGTTACATCCAATCCGAAACATATTTTATCGGCGGCAAGAGTAGTTTTACCTGGAGTGGGCGCTTTTGGTAATGCCATGGCAGAACTACAACGCAGGCATTTAGTGGAGGTTGTTCACGAAGTTGTCAATGCAGGCATACCATTCCTGGGAATTTGCTTGGGAATGCAACTTCTTTTGAGTGAAAGTGAGGAATTTGGTTTGACCCAGGGACTTAATCTCATACCTGGACGAGTAATTCCAGTCCCTAAGAAATCAACTGCTGGTATTCCTCAGAAAATTCCCCATATTGGCTGGAGTAATTTAGTGCTTGCAAAAAGTAGATCAAACTGGAACGATACAATACTTAGTACGATCTCCTTAGTAAGCTCTGTGTATTTTGTCCACTCATTTATGGCTGTCACAGAAAATAAAGCGCATCGAATTGCAGATTGCATTTATGGAGGCATTTCCATTCCTGCTGTAGTTGCCCGGGATAATATTTATGGATGTCAGTTTCATCCTGAGAAAAGTGGTGAGATTGGATTAAAAATACTACAGCAATTTATTGCACTATGA
- a CDS encoding nucleotidyltransferase family protein, with protein sequence MTNIINWKKALLPKDATIHEAICNLNESTLQIVMVINSEQQLIGTITDGDIRRGLLRGISLNSSIEPIIHQHPFVVPPQMPRDRVLDLMQTNLIHSLPIVDEQRRVIGLHSLDRLLTLPQRPNLMIIMAGGKGTRLRPHTENCPKPLLPVQGKPMLEHIIERAKREGFKHFILAVHYLAHMIEDYFGNGEQWHVKIDYLREKSPLGTAGAISLLSTRPNQPFLVSNGDILTDVHYGQMLDFHLRYGATATMAVQLHEWQNPFGVVHTEGINIRRFEEKPVIRSNINAGIYVLSPKALDVLEVNEYCDMPMLFNRVKEQGGSTIVYPIHESWLDIGNIKELERIQYKPE encoded by the coding sequence ATGACTAATATAATTAACTGGAAAAAAGCACTTTTACCTAAAGATGCTACAATTCACGAGGCTATTTGTAATCTGAATGAATCAACCTTGCAAATCGTGATGGTGATCAATTCAGAGCAACAGTTGATTGGCACAATTACCGATGGGGACATTCGCCGGGGTCTATTACGCGGAATTAGCTTAAATAGCTCAATTGAACCGATTATTCATCAACATCCCTTTGTTGTCCCGCCTCAAATGCCCCGCGATCGTGTCCTAGATCTGATGCAAACTAATTTAATTCATTCCTTACCCATTGTGGATGAACAGCGACGGGTGATTGGTCTACATTCACTAGATCGTCTACTCACTCTACCCCAACGCCCTAATCTTATGATCATTATGGCGGGTGGAAAAGGAACACGGCTCCGGCCCCACACTGAAAACTGCCCCAAGCCACTTTTACCTGTACAAGGTAAACCCATGCTAGAGCATATTATTGAGCGTGCTAAAAGGGAGGGTTTCAAGCATTTTATTTTAGCTGTTCATTACTTGGCTCACATGATTGAAGACTACTTTGGCAATGGTGAACAATGGCACGTAAAAATTGATTATCTCCGTGAGAAATCTCCCCTGGGAACGGCTGGGGCAATTAGTCTTTTGTCCACACGACCCAATCAACCTTTTTTGGTGAGCAATGGGGATATACTAACAGACGTTCATTATGGACAAATGCTTGACTTTCATCTACGGTACGGAGCTACGGCAACTATGGCTGTACAATTACATGAATGGCAAAATCCATTTGGCGTTGTTCATACGGAAGGCATAAATATTAGGCGATTTGAGGAAAAACCGGTAATTCGTAGCAATATCAATGCTGGAATCTATGTACTTAGTCCCAAAGCTTTAGATGTTTTAGAGGTCAATGAGTACTGTGATATGCCAATGCTTTTTAATCGCGTAAAGGAACAGGGAGGAAGTACCATTGTTTATCCCATTCATGAATCTTGGTTAGATATTGGAAACATAAAAGAACTCGAGCGAATTCAATATAAACCAGAATAG
- a CDS encoding DUF3685 domain-containing protein — protein MADPSPPETIISSMDSSLDGPPAAEELFPGLRLLIADGDPVFRLGLEVGLNQVKTTDGQILTVVVGVADGNSVVQFLRTAPLGGDRPGVDIAVIDAQLTVNHEATPWLMQWLKQYYPQIRILLLVGPGGRSLLELATTLGIEGVYPKGTALEELIAGLQAIHDGEQVWLLPIPQPTVRQRYPNPITRWQYQFIQSGLEDMDTWLTALNRYLSQEQLHPWQRLVCEGRQREILVARWLVGQFLPPSRQPTQTLKTPSPPSPLVSNQTIPALIDRCLSRSQSDLLNLTGSVLEIDILTAEKRRELVYTVLREWEGILRALQITPPSREFLNQRRDRLLLDLWEQSTRAFFGPYTLIKDGQTEITPILLVEAPLVQRGLLEPIPLVPELFAHLLLQTPLHIDQKRYAYGSPETVPILDALVDHLILGVSNGVIQPLLNRLSHLEEIQSNFFDRRMLSSREIERFRNALSWKYRWFHLIGEPQDIFESRMALIYLSDRGIEKKYVALPRTQELQALEGMRLLVTLALETRDALSPPVRSAIAWVGQGMVYILTHVIGRGIGLIGRGIAQGVGQSFQGSLGSSTPSKKRRSQT, from the coding sequence ATGGCGGATCCATCCCCACCAGAAACCATTATTAGTTCTATGGACTCCTCCTTGGATGGCCCCCCTGCCGCTGAGGAATTATTCCCCGGACTGCGGTTATTGATTGCCGATGGCGATCCGGTCTTTCGTCTCGGCTTAGAGGTGGGCTTAAATCAGGTAAAAACGACGGATGGCCAGATCCTAACAGTGGTGGTGGGAGTTGCTGATGGAAATAGTGTGGTTCAGTTTTTGCGGACTGCACCTCTTGGGGGCGATCGCCCTGGGGTAGATATTGCCGTGATCGATGCCCAGTTAACGGTGAATCATGAGGCGACACCCTGGTTGATGCAATGGTTGAAACAGTACTATCCCCAAATCCGCATCTTGCTTTTAGTGGGGCCAGGGGGGCGATCACTCCTGGAATTAGCCACAACCCTAGGAATCGAAGGGGTTTATCCCAAGGGGACTGCCCTCGAAGAATTAATTGCGGGGCTACAGGCTATTCATGACGGGGAGCAGGTGTGGCTCCTGCCCATTCCCCAACCCACGGTGCGGCAGCGCTATCCCAATCCAATCACCCGCTGGCAATACCAGTTTATTCAGTCCGGCTTAGAGGATATGGACACCTGGTTAACGGCCCTGAATCGTTACTTAAGTCAGGAGCAACTCCATCCCTGGCAACGGCTCGTCTGCGAAGGCCGACAACGGGAAATTTTAGTGGCTCGTTGGTTGGTCGGTCAATTTTTGCCCCCCTCTCGCCAACCGACCCAGACCCTGAAAACACCGTCCCCACCCTCTCCTTTGGTATCGAATCAAACCATTCCCGCCCTAATCGATCGCTGCCTCAGTCGTAGTCAGAGTGATCTGTTGAATTTAACGGGATCGGTTCTTGAGATTGATATTTTAACGGCAGAAAAGCGGCGGGAACTGGTCTATACGGTGCTGCGGGAATGGGAAGGAATTTTACGGGCCTTGCAAATTACTCCCCCCAGCCGTGAATTTTTAAACCAACGTCGCGATCGCCTTCTACTGGATCTATGGGAACAAAGTACCCGCGCATTTTTTGGCCCCTATACCCTGATTAAAGATGGGCAAACGGAGATCACCCCCATACTCTTGGTGGAAGCTCCCTTGGTACAGCGAGGTTTACTAGAGCCGATCCCCCTAGTGCCGGAGTTATTCGCCCATTTGCTCCTACAAACACCCCTGCATATTGATCAAAAACGCTACGCCTACGGCAGTCCAGAAACAGTACCCATTTTGGATGCCCTCGTGGATCATCTGATTTTGGGGGTCAGTAATGGGGTGATCCAGCCCCTCTTAAATCGCTTGAGCCATCTGGAAGAAATTCAGTCCAACTTTTTCGATCGCCGGATGCTTTCAAGTCGCGAAATTGAACGTTTTCGGAATGCCCTATCTTGGAAATATCGCTGGTTTCATTTGATTGGCGAACCCCAGGATATTTTTGAAAGTCGCATGGCTCTGATTTACCTGAGCGATCGCGGCATTGAGAAAAAATACGTTGCCTTACCCCGCACGCAAGAGCTACAAGCCCTAGAAGGAATGCGGCTGTTGGTAACTCTTGCCCTGGAAACCCGAGATGCCCTGTCCCCCCCAGTGCGATCGGCCATTGCTTGGGTCGGTCAAGGAATGGTCTATATTTTGACCCATGTGATTGGCCGGGGTATTGGTTTGATTGGCCGAGGCATTGCCCAGGGGGTAGGTCAATCCTTTCAAGGCTCCTTAGGCTCATCAACCCCATCCAAAAAACGGCGATCGCAAACCTAG
- a CDS encoding SDR family NAD(P)-dependent oxidoreductase, translating to MMSFENQPVLVTGATSGIGRAIAVAFGQVGAKVGVLGRDATRANQVVTEIQAAGGEAIPLLADVQDACQTETAINQFAQEAGGLVAAVNAAGLDLEQSLVDYSLAEFDAVFGTNVRGLFVCMQAEIRAMRPQKTGAILNLTSIAARHEVPHNALYNASKAAVSMLTRCAALEEGPQGIRVNELAPGPVDTPMLRGFLAKAGADGITAGEALLAQVSPLGRIGTPEELAQAAVFLCSPEAAYITGACLTVDGGFSLGVRLS from the coding sequence ATGATGTCATTTGAAAATCAACCAGTATTGGTCACTGGAGCAACCTCAGGTATTGGTCGGGCGATCGCCGTGGCCTTTGGTCAAGTGGGGGCAAAAGTTGGAGTTCTAGGACGAGATGCGACGCGGGCCAATCAAGTCGTTACTGAAATTCAAGCCGCCGGGGGTGAGGCCATCCCATTGTTGGCCGATGTCCAGGATGCTTGCCAGACCGAGACCGCGATTAACCAATTTGCTCAGGAGGCAGGGGGCTTGGTAGCCGCAGTGAATGCAGCGGGGCTAGATCTCGAGCAGAGCCTGGTGGACTACAGTTTGGCCGAGTTTGATGCGGTCTTTGGTACCAATGTGCGGGGCCTGTTTGTCTGTATGCAGGCAGAAATTCGGGCAATGCGACCCCAAAAAACCGGAGCAATTCTCAATCTTACCTCCATTGCAGCCCGTCATGAAGTACCCCATAATGCCCTCTACAACGCCAGTAAGGCTGCTGTTTCGATGTTGACCCGTTGTGCAGCCCTAGAGGAGGGGCCCCAGGGGATCCGGGTAAATGAATTGGCTCCAGGCCCGGTCGATACGCCAATGTTACGGGGTTTTTTGGCCAAGGCCGGCGCGGATGGGATCACAGCAGGTGAAGCACTTTTAGCTCAGGTCAGTCCCCTTGGTCGAATTGGCACCCCAGAGGAGTTAGCCCAGGCCGCTGTTTTTTTATGCTCTCCCGAAGCGGCTTATATCACTGGGGCTTGTCTGACGGTGGATGGGGGCTTTTCCCTGGGGGTGCGTTTGAGCTAG
- a CDS encoding acylneuraminate cytidylyltransferase family protein: MSTDDPEIAAIARSAEAMVPWLRPHELASDTASIVDVCLHTLSWYVLAKGSVDGLLLLQPTSPFRSKETIKKGIHLFEKYKYRTILGVSPAKSHPMWCFQIKDDKMEPFITGGLKLRSQDLPKAYTINGSFYLITPHNLQKYKSFFNNDPVPLEINSFDESIDIDNSWDWKIAEYILSCKHLASPEG; the protein is encoded by the coding sequence GTGTCCACAGATGATCCAGAAATTGCAGCAATCGCAAGAAGTGCAGAAGCTATGGTTCCCTGGTTAAGACCACATGAACTAGCATCTGATACTGCCTCAATTGTTGATGTTTGTTTGCACACATTAAGTTGGTATGTTCTTGCAAAGGGTAGTGTTGACGGTTTGCTATTGTTACAACCAACCTCACCTTTTAGAAGCAAGGAAACGATTAAAAAAGGTATCCATTTATTTGAAAAATATAAATATCGAACTATTCTAGGAGTATCTCCAGCAAAATCTCATCCAATGTGGTGTTTTCAAATTAAAGACGATAAAATGGAACCATTTATTACTGGAGGCCTTAAATTAAGATCACAAGATTTGCCAAAAGCCTATACAATCAATGGATCTTTTTATCTAATTACACCTCATAACCTACAAAAATATAAGAGTTTTTTTAATAATGATCCTGTTCCTTTAGAAATAAACTCTTTCGATGAATCAATTGATATTGATAATTCTTGGGACTGGAAAATAGCTGAGTATATACTGAGTTGTAAGCATCTCGCAAGCCCTGAAGGTTAA